In the genome of Actinomadura graeca, one region contains:
- a CDS encoding cytochrome P450 family protein: MARAESGTADVLNMKDESMLADPFAAYGRIREQAPLVRAAMPGVEPYWIVTRYDDVKQVLGDARFVSSVDNVPDLEVPDRMEQFQISRGIPPEFLEYLRTSMARLDGDDHLRQRRLAAHVFTARRMIALRPRVEEMVGDLLDRLPGMARDGVVDLVAHFALPLPLAVIFELVGVPEPDRPRFLATIWQWMIAAGSGKGGASPSGPGDVHGFILDLVERRRADPGTDLISSLIRVRDDDERRVGDTELVWLIMSLLIAGHETTANLIGNSVAALLTHPDQLGLLRRRPELMPKAVNELVRWCSPVVTAPHRYATEDIEVGGVLVRKGESVMVVFAGANHDPRAFDAPERLDLDREATPGRAHLGFGHGLRHCPGAALGRMEAEVALEALLRRFPDLALAADPAELRHARIPGLWKLLALPVTL; this comes from the coding sequence ATGGCCAGGGCGGAATCGGGCACGGCCGATGTTCTGAACATGAAGGACGAGAGCATGCTCGCGGATCCGTTCGCCGCCTACGGCCGGATCCGCGAGCAGGCCCCGCTGGTCCGCGCCGCGATGCCCGGCGTGGAGCCGTACTGGATCGTCACGCGCTACGACGACGTGAAGCAGGTCCTGGGCGACGCGCGGTTCGTGTCGAGCGTCGACAACGTCCCGGACCTGGAGGTCCCGGACCGGATGGAGCAGTTCCAGATCTCCCGGGGCATCCCGCCGGAGTTCCTGGAGTACCTGCGGACGAGCATGGCGCGCCTGGACGGCGACGACCACCTGAGGCAGCGCAGGCTGGCGGCGCACGTCTTCACCGCACGCCGCATGATCGCCTTACGCCCGCGGGTCGAGGAGATGGTCGGGGACCTCCTGGACCGGCTCCCCGGGATGGCCCGGGACGGGGTCGTCGACCTGGTCGCGCACTTCGCGCTGCCCCTGCCGCTCGCGGTGATCTTCGAGCTGGTCGGCGTGCCCGAGCCGGACCGCCCGCGCTTCCTCGCCACCATCTGGCAGTGGATGATCGCGGCCGGCTCGGGGAAGGGCGGCGCGTCGCCGTCGGGGCCCGGCGACGTGCACGGGTTCATCCTCGACCTCGTCGAGCGCCGCCGCGCCGATCCCGGCACGGACCTGATCTCCTCGCTGATCCGCGTCCGGGACGACGACGAGCGCCGCGTCGGCGACACCGAGCTGGTGTGGCTGATCATGAGCCTGCTGATCGCGGGCCACGAGACGACGGCCAACCTCATCGGCAACTCGGTCGCGGCCCTGCTCACCCATCCCGACCAGCTCGGCCTGCTCCGGCGGCGGCCGGAGCTCATGCCGAAGGCCGTCAACGAGCTGGTGCGCTGGTGCAGCCCCGTCGTGACCGCCCCGCACCGGTACGCGACCGAGGACATCGAGGTCGGCGGCGTCCTGGTGCGCAAGGGGGAGTCGGTGATGGTCGTGTTCGCCGGCGCGAACCACGACCCCCGTGCGTTCGACGCCCCGGAGCGGCTCGACCTCGACCGGGAGGCGACGCCCGGCCGCGCCCACCTCGGCTTCGGGCACGGGCTGCGCCACTGCCCCGGCGCCGCGCTTGGCCGGATGGAGGCGGAGGTCGCCTTGGAGGCGCTGCTGCGCCGCTTCCCCGATCTCGCGCTCGCCGCCGACCCGGCCGAGCTCCGGCACGCCCGGATCCCGGGCCTGTGGAAGCTGCTCGCGCTCCCCGTCACCCTGTGA
- a CDS encoding DUF5988 family protein, whose protein sequence is MNRSVDILLEGGPGGIPRRLRVALDEIEDGRIKIDHRGGREHFERVDGSPGPDAAQAVFRWTQRTRIAE, encoded by the coding sequence GTGAACCGGTCCGTCGACATCCTCCTCGAAGGCGGTCCCGGGGGGATCCCACGCCGGCTCCGGGTCGCCCTCGACGAGATCGAGGACGGCCGCATCAAGATCGACCACCGCGGCGGCAGGGAGCACTTCGAGCGAGTCGACGGGTCACCCGGCCCGGACGCCGCGCAGGCCGTCTTCCGCTGGACCCAGCGCACCCGGATCGCCGAATAG